One part of the Micrococcales bacterium genome encodes these proteins:
- a CDS encoding glycosyltransferase family 4 protein: MSTPLRVLFLNWRDTRHPEGGGSEVYVENVARSLAAAGHDVTIFCAMYDGAAATEVVDGVRFIRAGTKLSVYGEAVRRVRRRQFGDLDVIIDVQNGIPFMSRAVAGGTPVVVLVHHVHREQWPVVYDRVRSRIGWWIESVLAPRLYRDCTYVAVSECTREELGGLGVSARRVQVIHNGIEAAPGLDVERSGHPHIAVVGRLVPHKRVEHVLRAGAILRRRHPGLRISVVGDGWWSPRLRHVAQTLGVTDMVDFLGFVDEKTKHQVYASAWLLALPSLKEGWGIVVMEAATHGVPAVAYRDAGGVGESIQHETTGLLVDGDVLTTPAPWTTCCRNRSGASTW; this comes from the coding sequence ATGTCCACCCCCCTGCGCGTGCTGTTCCTGAATTGGCGCGACACCCGACACCCCGAGGGCGGGGGTTCCGAGGTGTACGTCGAGAACGTCGCGCGCTCGCTGGCTGCGGCCGGACACGACGTCACGATCTTCTGCGCGATGTACGACGGCGCGGCCGCGACCGAGGTTGTGGACGGGGTGCGCTTCATCCGAGCCGGCACCAAACTCAGCGTCTACGGTGAGGCGGTCCGCCGGGTGCGCCGCCGGCAGTTCGGCGACCTCGACGTCATCATCGACGTGCAGAACGGGATCCCGTTCATGTCCCGGGCGGTCGCCGGGGGCACCCCGGTCGTGGTGCTCGTCCACCACGTGCACCGCGAGCAGTGGCCGGTGGTCTACGACCGTGTGCGCTCCCGCATCGGCTGGTGGATCGAGTCGGTGCTCGCTCCGCGGCTCTACCGGGACTGCACCTACGTGGCCGTGTCCGAGTGCACACGCGAGGAACTCGGCGGGCTCGGAGTCAGTGCCCGGCGGGTGCAGGTCATCCACAACGGCATCGAGGCTGCGCCCGGACTGGACGTGGAGCGCTCCGGGCACCCGCACATCGCCGTGGTGGGCCGGCTCGTGCCGCACAAGCGCGTGGAACACGTGCTGCGGGCCGGTGCCATCCTGCGCCGCCGCCATCCGGGCCTGCGGATTTCCGTGGTCGGTGACGGCTGGTGGTCGCCCCGCCTGCGGCACGTGGCCCAGACCCTGGGCGTCACGGACATGGTGGACTTCCTGGGATTCGTGGACGAGAAGACCAAGCACCAGGTCTACGCCTCTGCCTGGCTGCTGGCGCTGCCCTCCTTGAAAGAGGGATGGGGCATCGTCGTGATGGAGGCGGCCACCCACGGCGTTCCGGCGGTGGCATACCGTGATGCCGGCGGTGTCGGGGAGTCGATACAGCACGAGACCACCGGCTTGCTGGTGGATGGCGACGTCCTGACTACGCCCGCGCCCTGGACGACCTGCTGTCGGAACCGGTCAGGGGCCAGCACATGGTGA
- a CDS encoding DUF2613 family protein: MGGPAGAIIAAVVGAVLAIGAAFGIASSQSATPAPVDKPFIVYGDS, from the coding sequence ATGGGTGGTCCCGCAGGCGCAATCATCGCCGCTGTGGTTGGTGCGGTCCTGGCCATCGGTGCCGCATTCGGCATCGCAAGTTCCCAGAGCGCCACGCCGGCGCCGGTCGACAAGCCGTTTATCGTTTACGGCGACAGCTGA
- the polA gene encoding DNA polymerase I — MNESRSRLLLLDGHSLAYRAFYALPVENFSTTTGQPTNAVFGFTSMLINALRDEKPTHIAVAFDVSRQTFRSEAFPEYKANRSKSPSEFAGQVDLIKTVLAAMGITEISVDGYEADDVIATLTGQAEAAGMQVLILSGDRDAFQLVDDDTTVLYPKRGVSDLARMDPAAVQDRYGLAPAQYPDFAALRGDPSDNLPSIPGVGEKTATKWITQFGSLDALIAHADEVPGKAGSALREHLGQVITNRQLTELVRDVPLEVGVEDLQRAPFVRERVHEIFDSLQFRVLRDRLFDTLGDDVEQQATVPAPQVSITDVPESWLLRHGGPGPYGVHVVGVWGGGTGRVDRVAVAAGDGTAAIFDGMPDALRTWLADPGAGKVLHDAKGPLLACAAAGVELLGLVGDTALEAYLLLPGQRSFPLADLTARFLHRDLVVPTGSDQLTMDGLDDTADQELADSAAAVLELHSELSNQLGPVGRALLDDMELPLEHVLVAMERAGIAVDLQRLHDLRDGFDAQIADVTREAHHLAGREFNLGSPKQLQEILFAERGLPKTKKIKTGYTTDAEALSTLYAKTEDPLLECLLVWRDKSKLRQTVAGLIPLADAGSRIHTTYSQTIAATGRLSSTDPNLQNIPVRTAEGRQIRAAFVVGEGYDCLLTADYSQIEMRLMAHLSQDAGLIEAFRSGEDLHNTVASKVFGVEVDAVDAEQRRRIKAMSYGLAYGLSAYGLSQQLGIATDEAAAMMDDYFARFGGIRDYLHEVVERARVDGFTQTLWGRRRYLPDLNSDNRQRREMAERMALNAPIQGSAADLVKVAMLNVDQALREAGLSSRTLLQVHDELVLEVGPGEQEQATALVVAAMTGVKELRVPLEVSVGIGPDWDSAAH; from the coding sequence ATGAACGAGTCCCGGTCGCGCTTACTGCTCCTCGATGGACATTCGCTGGCTTATCGCGCCTTCTACGCGCTGCCGGTCGAGAACTTCAGCACCACCACCGGTCAGCCGACCAACGCGGTGTTCGGGTTCACGTCGATGCTGATCAACGCTCTGCGTGATGAGAAGCCGACGCACATCGCGGTGGCTTTCGACGTGTCGCGCCAGACGTTCCGCAGCGAGGCCTTTCCGGAGTACAAGGCCAATCGCTCCAAGTCGCCCAGTGAGTTCGCCGGGCAGGTGGACCTCATCAAGACCGTTCTGGCGGCCATGGGTATCACCGAGATCTCGGTGGACGGATACGAGGCCGATGACGTCATCGCGACCCTCACCGGCCAGGCAGAGGCGGCGGGTATGCAGGTGCTCATCCTCAGCGGTGACCGCGACGCCTTCCAGCTCGTGGACGACGACACCACGGTGCTCTATCCGAAGCGGGGGGTGTCGGATCTGGCGCGCATGGACCCGGCGGCTGTGCAGGACCGCTACGGCCTGGCGCCCGCACAGTACCCGGACTTCGCGGCCTTGCGCGGTGACCCGTCGGACAATCTGCCCAGCATCCCGGGGGTGGGCGAGAAGACCGCTACCAAGTGGATCACCCAGTTCGGCTCGCTGGACGCACTCATCGCGCACGCCGACGAGGTCCCCGGCAAGGCGGGCAGCGCCCTGCGCGAGCATCTGGGACAGGTGATCACCAACCGGCAACTCACCGAGTTGGTGCGCGACGTTCCGCTGGAGGTAGGAGTCGAGGACCTGCAGCGGGCCCCCTTCGTGCGGGAACGCGTCCACGAGATCTTCGACAGCCTGCAGTTCCGCGTCCTGCGTGATCGGTTGTTCGACACTCTGGGCGACGACGTCGAGCAGCAGGCCACGGTGCCGGCGCCGCAGGTCTCCATCACCGACGTCCCCGAGTCGTGGCTGCTTCGGCACGGCGGTCCCGGACCTTACGGCGTGCACGTGGTCGGCGTCTGGGGCGGGGGTACCGGGCGGGTCGACCGGGTGGCGGTGGCCGCCGGCGATGGCACCGCAGCGATCTTCGACGGCATGCCCGACGCCCTGCGCACCTGGCTGGCCGACCCCGGCGCCGGCAAGGTGCTGCACGACGCCAAAGGCCCCCTGCTGGCATGTGCTGCTGCCGGTGTCGAGTTGCTCGGGCTCGTGGGCGACACGGCCCTGGAGGCCTACCTGTTGCTCCCCGGCCAGCGCTCCTTCCCACTGGCGGACCTGACCGCCCGGTTCCTGCACCGCGACCTCGTGGTGCCCACCGGCAGCGACCAACTGACCATGGACGGGCTGGACGACACCGCCGACCAGGAACTCGCCGACAGCGCCGCAGCTGTCCTGGAACTGCATTCAGAGCTGTCGAACCAACTCGGGCCTGTGGGCCGCGCCTTGCTGGACGACATGGAACTGCCGCTGGAGCACGTGCTGGTCGCCATGGAGCGGGCCGGGATCGCAGTGGATCTGCAGCGGCTGCACGACCTGCGGGACGGGTTCGACGCGCAGATCGCCGACGTGACCCGGGAGGCCCACCACCTGGCCGGCCGGGAGTTCAACCTCGGCTCGCCCAAACAACTCCAGGAGATCCTGTTCGCCGAGCGGGGGCTACCGAAGACGAAGAAGATCAAGACCGGGTACACGACCGACGCCGAGGCGCTGAGCACTCTGTACGCCAAGACCGAGGACCCGCTGCTGGAGTGCCTACTGGTCTGGCGGGACAAGAGCAAACTGCGCCAGACGGTGGCAGGCCTGATCCCGCTGGCGGACGCGGGCAGCCGCATCCACACGACGTACAGCCAGACGATCGCCGCCACGGGGCGATTGTCGAGCACCGACCCGAACCTGCAGAACATCCCGGTGCGCACCGCGGAGGGACGCCAGATCCGGGCCGCGTTCGTCGTCGGCGAGGGCTACGACTGCCTGCTGACCGCCGATTACAGCCAGATCGAGATGCGGCTGATGGCGCACCTGAGCCAGGACGCCGGGCTCATCGAGGCGTTCCGGTCGGGGGAGGACCTCCACAACACGGTGGCGTCGAAGGTGTTCGGTGTCGAAGTGGATGCGGTGGACGCCGAGCAGCGCAGACGGATCAAGGCGATGTCCTACGGGCTGGCCTACGGTCTGTCAGCCTACGGGCTGTCGCAACAGCTGGGTATCGCCACCGACGAGGCGGCGGCCATGATGGACGACTACTTCGCGCGTTTCGGCGGGATCCGCGATTACCTGCACGAAGTGGTGGAGAGGGCACGGGTCGACGGCTTCACCCAGACCCTGTGGGGCCGGCGGCGTTATCTCCCCGATCTCAACAGCGACAATCGCCAGCGACGGGAGATGGCCGAGCGGATGGCGCTCAATGCGCCCATCCAGGGAAGCGCTGCCGATCTCGTGAAGGTCGCCATGCTGAACGTCGATCAGGCGCTGCGGGAGGCGGGACTGAGCTCCCGGACGCTCCTGCAGGTGCACGATGAACTGGTCCTGGAGGTCGGTCCCGGCGAGCAGGAGCAGGCCACCGCGCTGGTGGTGGCGGCCATGACCGGTGTGAAGGAACTCCGGGTTCCGTTGGAGGTGTCCGTGGGTATCGGTCCCGACTGGGACTCAGCCGCCCACTGA
- a CDS encoding hotdog fold thioesterase gives MGMGALAETMGIEMTIEDGAVVGRMPVAGNTQPYGILHGGATAVLVESIGSVAAALAGRGKLSLGIELSVSHHRAVRTGYVTARTEPVHVGGTLASYIIPVLDDEGRRIATGRLTCLLRDAAP, from the coding sequence ATGGGCATGGGCGCCCTGGCCGAGACCATGGGCATCGAGATGACGATCGAAGACGGTGCGGTGGTCGGGCGCATGCCCGTGGCCGGCAACACCCAGCCCTACGGGATCCTGCACGGTGGCGCCACGGCGGTACTGGTGGAGTCCATCGGATCGGTGGCTGCGGCCCTGGCCGGCCGGGGCAAACTCTCACTGGGGATCGAACTGAGCGTCTCGCACCACCGCGCCGTGCGCACCGGGTACGTCACCGCACGCACCGAACCGGTGCACGTCGGGGGGACGCTGGCCTCGTACATCATCCCGGTGCTCGACGACGAGGGCCGCCGCATTGCGACCGGCCGGCTCACCTGCCTCCTGCGCGACGCAGCCCCGTGA
- a CDS encoding GNAT family N-acetyltransferase, which yields MEVTMGIAVRDVAMSDLEQVAGLWERAWQSSGRRKASVPLALSLDRLRRRVEAAAGGGFRFLAAWDGDTATGIATVSLTDGGPLMDAPGVHIHVLHVDDAHRDRGVGTALLREVTDWANSMGSDQIVVDIPPASRQVARWYAGWGFGPYLHRRVATTAGIRRRLGGPSSVRVPRGHRMGALTGLRRAGGR from the coding sequence ATGGAGGTGACCATGGGGATCGCGGTCCGGGACGTGGCCATGTCCGATCTGGAACAGGTGGCGGGGCTGTGGGAGCGCGCATGGCAGTCCTCCGGACGGCGCAAGGCCAGCGTCCCACTGGCATTGTCGTTGGACCGGTTGCGCCGCAGGGTCGAGGCCGCGGCAGGTGGCGGGTTCCGGTTCCTGGCGGCGTGGGACGGCGACACGGCGACCGGTATCGCAACGGTCTCCCTGACCGACGGTGGTCCGCTGATGGATGCGCCGGGGGTTCACATCCACGTCCTGCACGTCGACGACGCACATCGGGACCGGGGCGTCGGAACCGCGTTGCTGCGCGAAGTCACGGACTGGGCGAACTCGATGGGATCCGACCAGATCGTCGTGGACATCCCGCCGGCTTCCCGGCAGGTGGCGCGCTGGTACGCAGGCTGGGGGTTCGGCCCCTACTTGCACCGGCGGGTGGCGACGACCGCCGGCATCAGGCGCCGACTCGGGGGGCCGTCGTCCGTGCGGGTCCCGCGTGGCCACCGCATGGGCGCGCTCACGGGGCTGCGTCGCGCAGGAGGCAGGTGA
- a CDS encoding branched-chain amino acid ABC transporter permease, whose protein sequence is MRVRRLLLAFSAAALALWALLGGASAAFAAGETIGGVIKSGTEGLPDVTLNVSNEAGFTEDATTDADGKWLVEVPDAGTYTVTLDTATLPEGVALTNAERTSAEVTVGPGQSKSVLFPTGEARVASESTLDRALQLITDGFILGLSIALAAVGLSLIFGTTGLTNFSHGELVTFGALMAYFFNNLLGLPFVVAAIGAVAAGALFGYLQDRFFWRWLRKRGTGLIAMLVISIGLGILLRYVYLFFFGGSTRQYASYAGQAGLVIGPVDITPKALIGAIVAIVVLIATVLWLRLTRVGKASRAIADNPALASASGIDVNRVISVIWMAGAGLAALAGIIYSLSLGVNWIEGFQLLLLIFAGVTLGGLGTATGAIVGSLIVGTMIQLSTLVIPSELKNVGALAVLIVILMIRPQGIMGRSERIG, encoded by the coding sequence ATGCGCGTGCGACGACTGCTGCTGGCTTTCAGCGCGGCCGCTCTCGCCCTGTGGGCATTGCTCGGTGGCGCATCTGCAGCCTTCGCTGCGGGCGAGACCATCGGCGGGGTGATCAAGTCCGGGACCGAGGGCTTGCCGGATGTGACGCTCAACGTCTCCAACGAAGCGGGCTTCACCGAGGACGCGACCACAGATGCCGACGGCAAGTGGCTGGTGGAGGTACCCGACGCCGGCACCTACACGGTGACCCTGGACACGGCGACGCTTCCCGAAGGTGTGGCGCTGACCAACGCCGAGCGCACCTCTGCGGAGGTCACTGTCGGTCCTGGCCAGTCGAAATCCGTTCTGTTCCCCACCGGTGAGGCCCGCGTGGCGTCGGAATCGACCCTCGACCGGGCCCTGCAGTTGATCACCGACGGCTTCATCCTCGGTCTGTCGATCGCTCTGGCTGCGGTGGGCCTGAGCCTGATCTTCGGGACCACCGGGCTGACCAACTTCTCCCATGGCGAACTGGTGACCTTCGGGGCCCTGATGGCGTATTTCTTCAACAATCTGCTGGGGCTGCCCTTCGTCGTGGCCGCCATCGGCGCCGTTGCAGCCGGGGCGCTGTTCGGCTACCTGCAGGACCGGTTCTTCTGGCGCTGGCTGCGCAAGCGCGGGACCGGGCTGATCGCCATGCTCGTGATCTCGATCGGTCTGGGCATCCTGCTCCGGTACGTGTACCTGTTCTTCTTCGGCGGCAGCACGCGGCAGTACGCGTCGTACGCCGGGCAAGCCGGCCTGGTCATCGGCCCTGTCGACATCACCCCGAAGGCCCTGATCGGGGCCATCGTGGCGATCGTGGTGCTCATCGCTACGGTCCTGTGGCTGCGGCTGACTCGGGTCGGCAAGGCATCACGCGCGATCGCCGACAACCCGGCCCTGGCATCCGCATCGGGCATCGACGTGAACCGGGTCATCTCCGTGATCTGGATGGCGGGCGCGGGGCTCGCAGCGCTGGCCGGCATCATCTACAGCCTCTCCCTGGGCGTGAACTGGATCGAAGGTTTCCAGTTGCTCCTACTCATCTTCGCCGGTGTCACGCTGGGCGGGCTGGGAACTGCGACGGGCGCCATCGTCGGTTCGCTGATCGTGGGCACCATGATCCAGCTGTCCACCCTGGTGATCCCGTCGGAGTTGAAGAACGTGGGCGCACTGGCCGTATTGATCGTGATCCTGATGATCAGACCGCAGGGCATCATGGGCCGCAGCGAGAGGATCGGGTGA
- a CDS encoding branched-chain amino acid ABC transporter permease has protein sequence MDWGNVFSQALTQGIGIQAVIFALAAIGLNVQFGYTGLLNFGQAGFLAVAAYGLGVSIAYAGWSLWVGLLVGIAAAVLLALLLGVPTLRLRADYLAIVTIAAAEILRLVFRSVTFDPVFGGSDGINRFADDFYTINPYSGPLSLGPATFSENDAWIVTVGWVLVVIMSILVFLLMRSPWGRVIKAIREDEDAVRSLGKSVYSYKLQALIIGGVMGCFGGFIAAIAFQSIQPDYYSTDLTFFAYAVLILGGAARVLGPIVGSVVFWFLLVFIDGALAGLVSSGTIDFIRSDQVGQIRYWILGLSLMLLMIYRPQGILGDKKELSLDAR, from the coding sequence ATGGATTGGGGAAACGTCTTCAGCCAGGCCCTCACGCAGGGGATCGGCATCCAGGCCGTCATCTTCGCGCTCGCGGCCATCGGCCTCAACGTGCAGTTCGGGTACACCGGTCTGCTGAACTTCGGCCAAGCCGGCTTCCTGGCCGTCGCGGCCTACGGCCTGGGGGTGTCCATCGCCTACGCCGGCTGGAGCCTGTGGGTGGGCCTCCTGGTGGGCATCGCCGCAGCGGTCCTGCTGGCGCTGCTGCTCGGTGTCCCGACCCTGCGGTTGCGGGCTGACTACTTGGCCATCGTGACGATCGCGGCCGCGGAAATCCTGCGACTTGTGTTCCGGTCCGTGACCTTCGACCCGGTGTTCGGCGGATCCGATGGCATCAACCGCTTCGCCGACGACTTCTACACCATCAACCCGTACTCGGGGCCATTGAGCCTGGGGCCGGCGACGTTCAGTGAGAACGACGCGTGGATCGTGACGGTCGGGTGGGTCCTCGTGGTCATCATGTCGATCCTGGTGTTCCTGCTGATGCGCTCACCCTGGGGCCGGGTGATCAAGGCCATCCGCGAGGATGAGGACGCGGTGCGGTCACTGGGCAAGAGCGTCTACTCCTACAAACTGCAGGCACTGATCATCGGTGGCGTGATGGGCTGCTTCGGCGGGTTCATCGCAGCCATCGCCTTCCAGTCCATCCAGCCCGACTACTACAGCACGGACCTCACCTTCTTCGCGTACGCCGTGCTCATCCTCGGTGGCGCCGCCCGGGTGCTCGGACCGATCGTCGGGTCGGTGGTGTTCTGGTTCCTGCTGGTGTTCATTGACGGCGCCTTGGCGGGGCTCGTCTCCAGCGGCACGATCGATTTCATCCGCAGCGACCAGGTCGGCCAGATCCGTTACTGGATCCTGGGCCTGAGCCTCATGCTCTTGATGATCTACCGCCCGCAGGGGATCCTGGGCGACAAGAAGGAGTTGAGTCTCGATGCCCGATGA
- a CDS encoding ABC transporter ATP-binding protein: MPDDLRHLVDALKDVPHEPGVAKPDPILVVDAVQRHFGGLVAVDVDHVEVQRGTITALIGPNGAGKTTFFNLLTGFDRPNHGRWTFEGRQLAGVRPHKVAKFGMVRTFQLTKALSRLTVMENMRLGAQHQRGEKLFASFFPFLWRAQEDEISERALRLLESFNLAPKQDDLAGSLSGGQRKLLEMARALMVEPDMVMLDEPMAGVNPALTQSLLDHIRQVRAAGTTVLFVEHDMDMVRDISDWVIVMSQGKVIAEGPPHDVMGDDAVIDAYLGTHHDKPLTDSGVALTAQTEEA; encoded by the coding sequence ATGCCCGATGACCTCCGGCACCTCGTCGATGCGCTCAAGGACGTTCCTCACGAGCCGGGCGTGGCCAAGCCCGACCCCATCCTCGTCGTGGACGCCGTGCAGCGTCACTTCGGTGGCCTGGTCGCCGTGGACGTCGATCACGTAGAGGTCCAGCGCGGCACGATCACCGCGCTCATCGGCCCCAACGGTGCGGGCAAGACGACGTTCTTCAACCTGCTGACCGGCTTCGACCGGCCCAACCACGGCAGGTGGACCTTCGAGGGCCGCCAGTTGGCAGGGGTGCGGCCGCACAAGGTCGCGAAGTTCGGCATGGTGCGCACCTTCCAACTCACGAAGGCGCTGAGCCGTCTGACGGTGATGGAGAACATGCGGCTCGGGGCACAGCATCAGCGCGGCGAGAAACTCTTCGCGTCGTTCTTCCCCTTCCTCTGGCGCGCGCAGGAGGATGAGATCTCGGAGAGAGCTCTGCGACTTCTGGAGAGTTTCAACCTCGCACCCAAACAGGATGATCTTGCGGGCTCCCTGTCCGGTGGCCAGCGCAAGTTGCTGGAAATGGCACGGGCGCTGATGGTCGAACCCGACATGGTGATGCTCGACGAGCCCATGGCCGGGGTCAACCCGGCATTGACGCAGAGCCTGCTCGACCACATCCGGCAGGTGCGTGCGGCCGGGACCACCGTGCTGTTCGTGGAGCATGACATGGACATGGTCCGCGACATCAGCGACTGGGTCATCGTCATGAGCCAGGGGAAGGTGATCGCAGAAGGCCCGCCGCACGACGTCATGGGCGACGATGCGGTCATCGACGCCTACCTGGGCACCCACCACGACAAGCCGCTCACGGATTCCGGGGTCGCCCTCACCGCCCAGACCGAGGAGGCCTGA
- a CDS encoding ABC transporter ATP-binding protein, with protein sequence MTGTTIEGRDVHVAAAEGALVRIDDVIAGYFPGVNILNGCDLYAQRGELVGIIGPNGAGKSTLLKSLFGLVKVRSGKVTFDDKDITNKRADRLVSMGIGFVPQNNNVFPSLTIEENLQMGAYQEPKAFHRRFDEVAGLFPALRDRRKQRAGSLSGGERQMVAMARALMMEPKVLLLDEPSAGLSPALTDEAFVRVKDINKTGVTVIMVEQNARRCLQICDRAYVLDQGRNAYTGTGRALANDPKVVELYLGTLAKV encoded by the coding sequence ATGACCGGCACCACGATCGAAGGCCGCGACGTGCACGTGGCGGCGGCCGAGGGCGCGCTGGTCCGCATCGACGACGTGATCGCCGGGTACTTCCCCGGCGTCAACATCCTCAACGGCTGCGACCTGTACGCCCAACGCGGCGAGCTCGTCGGCATCATCGGTCCGAACGGCGCCGGCAAGTCCACGCTCCTGAAGTCCTTGTTCGGGCTGGTGAAGGTGCGCAGCGGGAAGGTGACGTTCGACGACAAGGACATCACGAACAAGCGCGCCGACCGACTCGTGAGCATGGGAATCGGCTTCGTGCCGCAGAACAACAACGTGTTCCCGTCGCTGACCATCGAGGAGAACCTGCAGATGGGGGCCTACCAGGAACCCAAGGCCTTCCACCGCCGGTTCGACGAGGTGGCCGGGCTCTTCCCTGCACTGCGCGACCGCCGTAAACAGCGCGCCGGTTCGCTGTCCGGCGGCGAGCGCCAGATGGTGGCGATGGCCCGCGCCCTGATGATGGAGCCCAAGGTGTTGCTGCTCGACGAGCCATCGGCGGGCCTGTCCCCGGCGCTGACCGACGAGGCGTTCGTGCGGGTCAAGGACATCAACAAGACCGGCGTCACCGTGATCATGGTCGAGCAGAACGCGCGGCGCTGCCTGCAGATCTGCGACCGTGCCTACGTGCTCGACCAGGGGCGCAACGCCTACACCGGCACTGGCAGGGCACTGGCCAACGACCCCAAGGTGGTCGAGTTGTACCTGGGGACCCTGGCCAAGGTCTGA
- a CDS encoding ABC transporter substrate-binding protein, with product MSRPIILRSLVVVGAASLALAGCSSDSGSTESSASPSAESSAAQGDGTLKIGTLLPQTGSLAFLGPPEFAGVDLAVQEINDAGGVNDQPVESVVGDSGDTSTNIASQTVDRQLSQGVDAIIGAASSAVSLTVIDKITSAGVQQVSPANTSPEFSTYPDKGLYARTAPPDTFQGQVLGDLVAGDGNTTAAILALDDAYGTGLAYNVEKAFTAAGGTVSSKQIYDPKAASYEAEVSEAKASNPEAVVLIGFDESSKIVQEMIKQGIGPDKVPLYLVDGNLSNTLYKDLPKGSMEGTQGTLPGAEASADFQAELKAINPDLKDFSYAPEAYDATIIIALAAQAAGNDSGLAIGDNIKQVSAEGEKCTSYQQCLDLLKEGKDIDYDGKSGPIDLNDVGDPSKAVMGVYTYGADNTYTRTGSEEGDVPDASQG from the coding sequence ATGTCCCGACCGATCATTCTGCGGTCGCTTGTGGTGGTGGGTGCTGCGAGCCTGGCGCTGGCTGGGTGCAGCAGCGACTCCGGCTCGACAGAGTCCTCCGCAAGCCCGTCCGCAGAGTCTTCCGCCGCCCAGGGCGACGGCACCCTGAAGATCGGCACCCTGCTGCCGCAGACGGGGTCGCTGGCATTCCTCGGACCGCCCGAGTTCGCTGGTGTCGATCTGGCCGTCCAGGAGATCAACGACGCCGGAGGCGTGAACGACCAACCGGTCGAGTCCGTCGTGGGCGACTCCGGTGACACCTCGACCAACATCGCGTCGCAGACCGTCGACCGGCAGTTGTCGCAGGGCGTGGACGCCATCATCGGTGCCGCCTCCAGCGCAGTGTCGCTGACCGTCATCGACAAGATCACCAGCGCGGGTGTGCAGCAGGTCTCCCCGGCGAACACCTCGCCGGAGTTCTCGACGTACCCGGACAAGGGTCTGTACGCCCGCACCGCCCCGCCGGACACCTTCCAGGGCCAGGTCCTCGGTGACCTCGTCGCCGGCGACGGCAACACCACCGCCGCGATCCTGGCGCTCGACGACGCCTACGGCACAGGCTTGGCGTACAACGTCGAGAAGGCGTTCACCGCTGCCGGTGGCACCGTTTCGTCCAAGCAGATCTACGACCCCAAGGCGGCGTCGTACGAAGCTGAGGTGTCCGAGGCCAAGGCCTCGAACCCCGAAGCCGTGGTCCTGATCGGGTTCGACGAGTCGAGCAAGATCGTGCAGGAGATGATCAAGCAGGGCATCGGCCCGGACAAGGTTCCGCTGTACCTGGTGGACGGCAACCTGTCCAACACCCTGTACAAGGACCTGCCGAAGGGCTCCATGGAGGGCACGCAGGGCACCCTGCCGGGCGCCGAGGCGAGTGCGGACTTCCAGGCCGAACTGAAGGCGATCAACCCCGACCTCAAGGACTTCTCCTACGCCCCTGAGGCCTACGACGCCACGATCATCATCGCCCTGGCCGCCCAGGCCGCCGGCAACGACAGCGGTCTGGCGATCGGTGACAACATCAAGCAGGTTTCCGCTGAGGGTGAGAAGTGCACCAGCTACCAGCAGTGCCTCGATCTGCTGAAGGAGGGCAAGGACATCGACTACGACGGCAAGTCCGGCCCGATCGACCTGAACGACGTGGGTGACCCGAGCAAGGCCGTCATGGGTGTCTACACCTACGGTGCCGACAACACCTACACCCGGACGGGTTCCGAGGAAGGTGACGTTCCGGACGCCTCGCAGGGCTGA
- a CDS encoding response regulator, which yields MTQDPLRVLVAEDEALIRMDLVETLQELGFAVVAAVGDGRSAVHQTQLHAPQVALLDIKMPDMDGLAAASEIIALNTTAVVMLTAFSQPELIQRAVAAGAMGYLVKPFQPDELRAALMVAWQRYRQLRDEQLRARELEQSLADRKTIERARGIVQERLGVSEDEAYTWLRRAAMDQRLPLVEVARKMLSADS from the coding sequence ATGACCCAGGATCCGCTGCGAGTGCTGGTGGCCGAGGACGAAGCCCTCATCCGCATGGATCTTGTGGAGACCCTGCAGGAACTCGGGTTCGCGGTCGTGGCAGCTGTGGGCGACGGCCGCTCCGCGGTGCACCAGACGCAACTGCACGCACCGCAGGTGGCCCTCCTGGACATCAAGATGCCCGACATGGACGGCTTGGCTGCGGCCTCCGAGATCATCGCCCTGAACACGACGGCCGTGGTGATGCTGACCGCGTTCAGCCAGCCGGAACTCATCCAGCGCGCCGTCGCCGCCGGAGCCATGGGCTACCTGGTGAAGCCGTTCCAGCCGGACGAACTCCGGGCTGCGCTGATGGTGGCGTGGCAGCGCTACCGCCAACTGCGCGACGAACAGCTACGGGCCCGCGAACTCGAGCAGAGCCTGGCGGACCGGAAGACCATCGAAAGGGCACGTGGAATCGTGCAGGAACGCCTGGGCGTCAGCGAGGACGAGGCCTACACGTGGCTGCGAAGGGCAGCGATGGACCAGCGACTGCCGCTGGTGGAGGTGGCCCGGAAGATGCTGAGCGCCGATTCCTGA